One Brassica napus cultivar Da-Ae chromosome A1, Da-Ae, whole genome shotgun sequence genomic region harbors:
- the LOC106413116 gene encoding glutathione S-transferase T3-like, protein MANSSSYVNLLHSQHPVDLESPEPFWFGSQGADEAYGMSGSQVPDTDAAVKSTPQAAERRKWTQIEDKILIGAWLNTSKDPVVSNEQRAGAFWKRIVEYYNASPLLVGKIERELVPCKQRWARINEQVSKFAGCYDAALREQRSGQNDDDVMKAALDLFFNNYESQFKMDHCWRELRHDQKWCSMFKGKDSGKEKRKVVDVDTEEEAEGRPLGVKAAKADLKKKKSGREQELSKLQGVLELKGQLSRQKILERITVKAEVVTGALKLGKVTGALGVGKVTGALGVLKLTGSSLSVYVV, encoded by the exons AGGTGCTGATGAGGCTTATGGGATGTCTGGTAGCCAAGTTCCTGATACAGACGCTGCTGTGAAGTCAACTCCCCAAGCTGCTGAGAGGAGGAAATGGACTCAGATAGAGGATAAAATCCTTATTGGAGCATGGCTTAACACCAGTAAAGACCCGGTCGTGAGCAATGAGCAGAGAGCTGGAGCATTCTGGAAGCGGATTGTAGAGTACTACAACGCAAGCCCTCTCCTGGTTGGCAAAATAGAGAGAGAGCTGGTTCCTTGCAAGCAGAGATGGGCTCGGATTAACGAGCAAGTATCGAAGTTTGCTGGATGCTATGATGCGGCTCTTCGGGAGCAAAGAAGTGGtcaaaatgatgatgatgtgatgaaagctGCCTTAGACTTATTCTTCAACAATTACGAGTCCCAGTTCAAAATGGATCACTGCTGGAGGGAGCTGAGGCATGACCAGAAATGGTGCTCCATGTTTAAGGGTAAGGACAGTGGTAAGGAGAAGCGCAAAGTGGTGGATGTTGATACAGAAGAAGAGGCTGAGGGTAGACCTCTCGGAGTGAAGGCTGCAAAAGCTGAtcttaagaagaagaagagtggcaGAGAACAGGAGTTGTCAAAGTTACAAGGCGTTTTAGAACTGAAAGGACAACTGTCTAGGCAAAAGATCCTTGAAC GTATTACT GTTAAGGCTGAAGTTGTCACGGGTGCATTGAAGCTTGGGAAAGTCACGGGTGCATTAGGAGTAGGGAAAGTCACGGGTGCCTTAGGAGTACTGAAACTCACGGGTTCATCTCTTTCAGTTTATGTAGTATAA
- the LOC106415005 gene encoding putative nuclease HARBI1 has protein sequence MSSSSSDGLEERLDEVFDDICEDTFNDILEAQTKKQKKRAYIERNREAGHNRLWNDYFTENPTYEAHFFRRRFRMNKELFMRIVYGLSQNVPFFQQRRDATGRLGLSPLQKCTAAIRMLAYGSAADAVDEYLRLGESTALSCLHNFTDGIIHLFGNEYLRRPTAEDLQRLLDIGETRRFPGMVGSIDCMHWEWKNCPTSWKGQYAHGSSKPTIVLEAVASQDLWIWHAFFGPPGTLNDINVLDRSPVFDDIIEGRAPRLEYVVNGHKYKFAYYLTDGIYPKWSTFIQSITLPQGPKANLFAKVQESARKDVERAFGVLQARFAIVKNPALTWDKEKIAKIMRACIILHNMIVENERNGYAQIDISEFEEGNVTRSSQVETETDRPTNLNNIFVNQNQKDLRDRRIHEQLKKDLIEHIWNKFGDED, from the coding sequence atgtcatcatcttcatccgaTGGATTGGAAGAAAGATTAGACGAAGTTTTCGACGATATTTGCGAAGATACATTCAACGACATTCTCGAGGCCCAAACCAAGAAGCAAAAGAAACGTGCTTATATAGAACGAAACCGTGAAGCAGGACACAACCGTTTATGGAATGACTACTTCACCGAAAATCCGACATATGAGGCACATTTTTTCAGACGCCGTTTCCGTATGAACAAGGAATTATTCATGCGTATTGTATATGGCCTCTCACAGAACGTTCCATTctttcaacaaagaagagatgctaCCGGGAGGCTTGGTCTTTCTCCACTACAAAAATGTACGGCAGCAATTCGTATGCTTGCTTATGGTTCTGCGGCTGACGCGGtagacgaatatctccgactagGTGAGAGCACGGCACTTTCCTGTTTACATAATTTCACTGACGGAATAATACATTTATTTGGAaatgagtatctacgaagacCCACAGCAGAGGATCTTCAGcgactactcgatattggagagacaCGCAGGTTTCCTGGGATGGTTGGAAGCattgactgtatgcattgggagtggaaaaattgccCAACCTCTTGGAAAGGACAGTATGCACATGGATCAAGCaaaccgacaattgtcttagaggctgtagcttcacaagatctttggatatggcacgctttttttggtcctccaggtaccttaaacgatattaatgtcCTTGATCGgtctcctgtttttgatgacattatagAAGGTCGAGCTCCAAGGTTAGAGTACGTGGTCAACGGACACAAATATAAGTTTGCTTACTACCTCACGgacggtatatatccaaaatggtcaacatttatccaatctatcacacttcctcaaggtccGAAAGCAAACTTATTTGCTAAAGTTCAAGAATCAGCCCGTAAAGATGTggagcgggcttttggagtattgcaagccCGATTTGCGATTGTCAAAAACCCGGCTCTTACATGGGACAAAGAAAAGATAGCGAAAATTAtgcgagcatgtatcatactacacaatatgatagttgaaAATGAACGCAATGGATATGCTCAAATCGACATCTCGGAATTTGAAGAAGGAAACGTCACCAGAAGTTCACAGGTGGAAACCGAAACCGACAGGCCTACAAATCTCAACAACATATTTGTCAATCAAAATCAGAAAGATCTTCGGGATAGGCGTATACATGAACAATTGAAAAAAGATTTAATTGAGcatatttggaacaaatttggtgatgaagattaa